The Chitinivibrio alkaliphilus ACht1 DNA window AGTGCGGTGGTTTACCTGCCATACCCACGAGAGGGTGTCCATTGGTGAGTATCGTCTATTATAGCGATTGAGCAGTTGAGTAACCCCGTCCCACAGGGTGTCATCCGGCGGGGTGGGAGAGGTAAGGGTAATGTCGATGTGGGTTGAAAATTTCCAAAATCTTCGGTGATGTTCCTCAGGTGTTGTATCATGGTTTGTACAGCCGCTGAGGAACATGAGCCCACAGAAAATACCCGCAAGAATATTCATCCGTGATATGAGCGGGTGTGTGGTGTGTGTCGTAGTAGTAGCGTGTCTGCTCCATGAGGACGCTGTACGGGGGTTTCAAAGACTACGGTTGTGTCGACATTTCCCCGGGGGAAAAAATCGCCTGTGACCATGGCCCAGGTGGGGGAGAGTTGTTCGCACAGATGGGTAAATATGAAGTGAGTCACCTCTTCATGGTAGGTGCCAATCATGCGAAAGGCGTTGAGAAAGAGCTTCCATGATTTTAATTCTACCATGGATGTATCTGGTTGGTAGTAGAGCTCAATTGAGCCAAAGTCGGGGTAGCCTGTTTTGGGGCAGACACAGGTGAACTCTGGAAAGACAATACGGACAACTCCCGTGTTGTCCATTGGGCTGGGAATGGGTTCCAGTTTAGGAAGACTTTCTTTGGTTCCAGGCTCCTGTAACAGGCGGATATTATCGTAGAACATGTATCCTCACTTATGGGGGTGTTTCGGTATCAGTACATTGAAGAAAATAATTAATTATCTGCTGTGTGACTTTTTTTATATTAAATTACCCTATGAAGTGGTCTGCGAAGTTGGTTTAACAAAACAGCGGGTTTTATGGATATAGACAAGAGAAAAGTGCTTGTAATTGATGATGATGCGACCCTTTGTCATGCCATGGAGCGGTATTTGCAGAAAAAAGATTTTGATGTGCTCACCGCCTCCGATTGCGAAATGGCTCTGGACCTGCTCAAGCAGGATTACCCCCATGTAATTGTCGCAGATATAAATATGCCGGGAATGTCCGGGCTTGATTTGCTCAAGCTGATTCGTCAACGAGATAAGGTAATTCCTGTTATTATTACCACGGGTGATCCGAATATTAGCACCATGATTGAAGCTATACATAACGGTGCGCAGGATTATATTATAAAACCCTTTTCTATGACCATGCTACGGGAGAAGATTGTAGAAACCCTTGAGGTTATTCACCGGTATAAAAATACAAACGTTCTCGCTGAACTTGTGGCAATTCACTCCGTATCAAACCGTCTAAGTAGTACCCACGAATATGATGAGATCCTAGATATTGCCTTTGACTCATGCCGAGAGTCAACCAAGGCGGGGCGGGGATATATTATGCTCCGTGATGAATCGGAAGAGTTTCTTAATCTTGTTCGCGTGTGGGGCAATTATCATGGTCCGGAGTATACCCGCATACAGCAGAATGACGGAGAGTGGGAGGCGGCCAAATGGGTATATCGTAAAAATCGTGCTGTTGCCCTCTACGACGGAGCCTCTTTTCCGTATAAAGACCTTCCCTTTGCTCAGGAAGTTACGGGGGTGACGATTCTTGCGCCAATACGCATAAACGGAACCCCCCATGGTGTGGTGAGCATGTCTCGACAGAACGATGACGGTGAGCACGGGAAAATAGAGCTGAGTCTATTAGAGATTTTAGCGGGGCAGTTGGGAAATGCCCTGGGAAGTGTAAAGCTCTATAAGGCGTTAAATAAACGGATTTCTGATCTTCATTTTATTTCCGATTATGCAGAGCAGTTTGTGGGCTTGTTGCAGCCTGAAAGTGTGGTTACCTCCTTTGTTGATACCATTTGTGACTATTTTACCGTTGACTATGTTGGGGTTCTCTTTTTAAAAAAGCGGGGCGCAGCTCTTTATTATTGGAGTACGTACGAGCTGGACAAGGCGCAGCACGATGAGATTATGGACGGCCTTGTTACCTGTTATAACGATAACTCCTCAAGCACTGCCCTTACATCGCAGCAGGTACAGCTTGCCAAGGTTCGTGAAGATGGGGAGCACCCAAAAGATGCGGCTCCGGCCTTTTCCTATGCTAAAACCCTGCCCCTTGTGTGGGGAGAGTTTGAGTTTGGCTCCATTACGCTACAGTGGGTAGATCGCGATGTCGATTTAGAGGAGAATGTTAAATTGCTCCGTGGGATAATTAACCAAACCCGTATCGCCTTAACGAATGCAAAGTTATTTAATGACATTAAAGAAAATTATATTCGCACGATTAAAGCCCTTGCCATTGCCGTTGACGCAAAGGATACCTACACCCATGGTCATTCCGAAAATGTAATGTTTTATTCTGAGATTCTCGCTCGGTATATTGGGCTTTCAGAACAGGAGATACAACTGGTTAAAGATGGCGGGTTACTCCATGATATTGGGAAGATCGGTATCCCCGGGGTGATTCTGAATAAGCCGGGCCCCTTAACCGATTCAGAGTATAACGGGTTTATGAAAACGCATCCAGCTCTGGGAGCAGATATTATCAAGGATGTGCCCTTTCTCCGAGAGCTGAAACCGCTCATATTATACCACCACGAACACCATGATGGTTCGGGATATCCTGAGGGGTTGCGCGGGGATGAGATACCTCTCGGGGCGCGTATTATTCATATTGCCGATGCCTTTGAAGCTATGACATCCAATCGTCCGTATCGAAAAAGCCTGGGAAACCAGGAGGCTGTATGTCGGCTTCGCAAAAATGCCGGTTCACAATTTGACCCTGCGCTTGTTGAGACTTTTATCACGGCCATGCTTGAAGCGGGAAAGCTCAGTGAGGATGAGTTAATTGGTGTCTCATAGGGATCGTTTAATACGACGAAAAGCTGTTTTGTACATGGTGTTAGCTTCTCTCTCCTTTGCGGTTATGCAAAGTGCCGTAAAGGCAACACCAGAGGTTTCTGTCTTTCAGAAGGTGTTTGTGCGAAACCTCGTTTCTTTGGTGATTGCCTTTGTGCTGATACGGAGACATGGGGGGCGGCCGTGGGGGACGGGGAAAAAATCAAGAATTCTTCTTCTGTTTCGTTCTCTTTTTGGGCTTCTCGGGGTTTTTCTTATCTTTTTTGCCATAGAGCATCTGAGTGTGGCCGATGCTTCTGTGTTTATCCGCCTCTGTCCGTTTTGGGTGGTGCTCTTATCGGCGCTGTTTCTCAGTGAGTCATTGACAATTCCCAAAGTTGTGTCCCTTCTTTTAGCCTCCCTCGGTACTATTATTATTGTGCAACCCGGTTTCGCCTCAGAGGGGGATACAGCGCATATTCTTGCCGTTGTACTTGGGGTAATAGCCTCATTTTGTGCGGGGGTTGCCTATCTTTTGGTAAGCATACTTAAGTCCTATGAGAAACCGGCAACCATTGTATTTGTTTTTTCTCTGTTTTCTGTTATTGCCATGTTT harbors:
- the queF gene encoding preQ(1) synthase, which translates into the protein MFYDNIRLLQEPGTKESLPKLEPIPSPMDNTGVVRIVFPEFTCVCPKTGYPDFGSIELYYQPDTSMVELKSWKLFLNAFRMIGTYHEEVTHFIFTHLCEQLSPTWAMVTGDFFPRGNVDTTVVFETPVQRPHGADTLLLRHTPHTRSYHG
- a CDS encoding HD domain-containing phosphohydrolase; amino-acid sequence: MDIDKRKVLVIDDDATLCHAMERYLQKKDFDVLTASDCEMALDLLKQDYPHVIVADINMPGMSGLDLLKLIRQRDKVIPVIITTGDPNISTMIEAIHNGAQDYIIKPFSMTMLREKIVETLEVIHRYKNTNVLAELVAIHSVSNRLSSTHEYDEILDIAFDSCRESTKAGRGYIMLRDESEEFLNLVRVWGNYHGPEYTRIQQNDGEWEAAKWVYRKNRAVALYDGASFPYKDLPFAQEVTGVTILAPIRINGTPHGVVSMSRQNDDGEHGKIELSLLEILAGQLGNALGSVKLYKALNKRISDLHFISDYAEQFVGLLQPESVVTSFVDTICDYFTVDYVGVLFLKKRGAALYYWSTYELDKAQHDEIMDGLVTCYNDNSSSTALTSQQVQLAKVREDGEHPKDAAPAFSYAKTLPLVWGEFEFGSITLQWVDRDVDLEENVKLLRGIINQTRIALTNAKLFNDIKENYIRTIKALAIAVDAKDTYTHGHSENVMFYSEILARYIGLSEQEIQLVKDGGLLHDIGKIGIPGVILNKPGPLTDSEYNGFMKTHPALGADIIKDVPFLRELKPLILYHHEHHDGSGYPEGLRGDEIPLGARIIHIADAFEAMTSNRPYRKSLGNQEAVCRLRKNAGSQFDPALVETFITAMLEAGKLSEDELIGVS
- a CDS encoding DMT family transporter yields the protein MSHRDRLIRRKAVLYMVLASLSFAVMQSAVKATPEVSVFQKVFVRNLVSLVIAFVLIRRHGGRPWGTGKKSRILLLFRSLFGLLGVFLIFFAIEHLSVADASVFIRLCPFWVVLLSALFLSESLTIPKVVSLLLASLGTIIIVQPGFASEGDTAHILAVVLGVIASFCAGVAYLLVSILKSYEKPATIVFVFSLFSVIAMFPFVLSDERIPQGDEVALLLLIGLSAAAGQLFLTTSYRLGKASEVSIYNYSGIVFAVCIDIFLFQTIPSFFTILGALCITVAGIVVYYGGRKEN